A window of Streptomyces subrutilus contains these coding sequences:
- a CDS encoding type I polyketide synthase — translation MVVGSLARQHGEPAQLLRNLGLLHVQGHHLNWDRVLGTGTAGTLVPLPTYAFQRERYWLESDERAGDVRSLGLTASAHPWLGAVTALADGEGYLFTGRLSSAQYPWLREHAAFGTPLVPGTGLLELVLTAAHHVGAPGVSELVLTEPLLLGTDGAIRLQVAVGAPDGTGRRPVAVYSLPENAADDAPWRRHAAGSLSPAPTADGDTFAELAQWPVPGTQPVDLEGFYDRLRARGLDYGPAFQGLTELHRAGDTAYARVQLPEGLKADEFGIHPALLDAALHALVGVQDTNSGTDASQVLLPFEWTGVELLAAGATELRVRVELDPRQNSVRVTATDPSGRPVAHADGLRLRAAGAEQLKATETVDHLYQVAFQAPPVLEEAAPDGPTWVLGEDTLGFDAAHPDADALLAAVTALGTDADAPSRLLVDATSLIGATALAEATAGLELLQRLLAEPRLEQTELIWLTRGAVHADGPVPDLVRAGLWGLLRTARGEHADRVIRLVDIDAEPSAVAADVARALSVAGEPELAVRGGEVRVARLVRAETGGELPEFAADGSVLVTGGTGELGRAVARHLVSVHGVRHLVLTSRRGAEAPGAAELVAELESAGAESVRIVAADVSDRAQVTGLLADTDRPWTAVFHLAAVLDDGLLVSQDAERLARVWQPKAEAALHLHELTQGLDLAAFVLFSSAAGVLGGAGQSNYAAANTFLDALAAQRRADGLPATSLSWGLWQQAGQGLTATLGQAELARLRRQGVAALSEAQALAALDAALASGRPHLVPVRLELTSLQRELDGGGAVPALFRGLLRARRQRAGQSAGTPTGLRDQLAAQPEAERLTSLIRLVQREAAVVLGVAAAEGIGAQQVLKELGIDSLMAVELRRRLSSETGVTLPSTLAFDYPTPTAIAGLLLDKLDLSAAQPKAKPNTHRHAAPAAAADDPIAVVSMACRLPGGIDTPEGFWELLASGGDAVGGLPSRWDSLGVYDPDPEAVGKSYAREGGFIQDIERFDASFFGISRREAVSMDPQQRLVLETSWEALERAGIRPDSLSESRTGVYLGAMTSDYGHMGHDLDALDGYTSTGYASSVVSGRVSYALGLQGPAVTVDTACSSSLVALHLAAGALRQGECELALVGGVTVMNSPALFVEFSRLKGMAPDGRCKSFSAQADGAGWAEGVGILVLKRLSAAERDGGDVLAVIRGSAVNQDGRSQGLTAPNGPSQQRVVQEALEAARLTPADIDAIEAHGTGTSLGDPIEAGALAEVFGPDRAADRPVYLGSSKSNIGHAQAAAGVVGVMKMILALQHETLPKTLYVDEPSPHIAWDGSGLELLNEARPWERGARRTRRAGVSSFGLSGTNAHVIVEEPPAATPAPGVAAAADAPLPVVVSGRDEAALREQAGRWADWLSARSTEVPLADVAVTAARHRSHFESRASVVAADTGGLVEALRALAEGTPHDAVVTGSASERGKVVFVYPGQGSQWIGMGRELLAQNPVFAETIEACDAALRPFTGWSVREVLAGEEGDHPPFDRVDVVQPALFAMGVGLSAVWRSLGVEPSAVVGHSQGEVVAAVVSGALTLEQGSQIVAQRSQAVLACAGQGGMALIERPLAEVEGFLAPYGDALSVAAVNTTGSTIISGVADAITKIVAELSEQNVYARKINVDYASHNAQMDPLLPGLAAGFEGLVPSPTDIALYSTVTGQIADGTELDGTYWCRNLREPVRFDRALDRLLDDGHGVFVEISAHPVLSMPLTDGSAERGGIVVGSLARQHGEPAQLLRNLGLLHIQGHDLDWDRVLGTGTAGALVPLPTYAFQREHYWLEAAKPTGNVRSVGLDVPEHPWLGAVTALADGEGHVFTGRISLAEHPWLAQHAAFGTVLVPGTGLLELALTAAHHVGAESVGELTLLEPLTLTEDSVLRLQVVVGPSDAAGRRPVTVYSRPDEATDSGWRRHATGELAESAETAPVPASADNEAFAELAQWPVAGAESVDLAGFYEGFRERGLDYGPAFRGLTELWRKGDTAYGLIRLPEGLAADDFGVHPALLDAALHTLMGVRGQDPNDPQVLLPFEWTGVELLAAGATELRVRIDLDDTRTNTRIWVADPSGQPVVRARGLAIREASAEQIRAGERAEHLYRVDFAARGALAHEEAPEGGTWILGESAGMFAPLEADYVADVDVLLAQITERGEPPVRLVVDATRGIGAGAQQQTASALGTLRRLLAEPRLAGAELVWVTRSAVDTGDGVADLAHAPLWGLVRAARAEHADRVIRLIDLGPDAGADDALLPQALSVTGEPELAVRGGEVRVARLVRAETGGELPEFAADGSVLVTGGTGELGRAVARHLVSVHGVRHLVLTSRRGPEAPGAAELVAELESAGAETVRIVAADVSDRAQVTGLLADTDRPWTAVFHLAAVLDDGLLVSQDAERLARVWQPKAEAALHLHELTQGLDLAAFVLFSSSAGVLGGAGQSNYAAANTFLDALAAQRRAGGLPATSLSWGLWQQAGQGLTATLGQAELARMRRRGIAALSEAQALAALDAALASGRPHLVPVRLELTPLQRELDNGGDAPALLRALLPAPRKRAGGEAATGGNGLREQLTALPEGERLPRLVQLVQREAAVVLGASDGAGVGAQQVLKELGMDSLMAVELRRRLSAETGIPLPSTLAFDYPTPTAVAGLLLDKLALGTGGAARAGQRVTKNQIDNLVELLRSATPKQIEEPGLAAGLLALRDGLAKASAAAGTPDAAAAAETDAELGGDSTDDLLQFLDRKLGVSE, via the coding sequence GCCTGAAGGCCGACGAGTTCGGCATCCACCCCGCACTGCTCGACGCGGCCCTGCACGCCCTGGTCGGCGTCCAGGACACGAACAGCGGGACCGACGCCTCGCAGGTCCTGCTCCCCTTCGAGTGGACGGGCGTGGAGCTCCTCGCCGCCGGAGCCACCGAGCTGCGCGTACGCGTCGAACTCGACCCGCGGCAGAACAGCGTGCGCGTCACCGCCACCGACCCGTCCGGCCGGCCCGTCGCCCACGCCGACGGCCTCCGGCTGCGCGCCGCGGGCGCCGAGCAGCTCAAGGCCACCGAGACCGTCGACCACCTCTACCAGGTCGCCTTCCAGGCCCCGCCCGTACTGGAGGAGGCCGCGCCGGACGGCCCGACCTGGGTCCTGGGCGAGGACACGCTCGGCTTCGACGCCGCCCACCCGGACGCGGACGCGCTGCTCGCCGCCGTCACCGCCCTCGGCACCGACGCGGACGCCCCGTCCCGCCTCCTCGTCGATGCCACCAGCCTGATCGGCGCGACGGCCCTCGCAGAGGCCACCGCCGGCCTGGAGCTGCTGCAACGCCTGCTCGCCGAACCCCGCCTGGAGCAGACCGAGCTGATCTGGCTGACCCGGGGCGCGGTGCACGCCGACGGCCCCGTACCCGACCTCGTCCGTGCGGGCCTGTGGGGACTGCTGCGCACGGCCCGCGGTGAGCACGCCGACCGCGTGATCCGCCTCGTCGACATCGACGCCGAGCCGTCCGCCGTGGCGGCGGACGTGGCGCGCGCCCTGTCCGTCGCCGGTGAGCCGGAGCTGGCGGTGCGGGGTGGTGAGGTTCGGGTGGCGCGTCTGGTGCGTGCGGAGACCGGCGGGGAGCTGCCGGAGTTCGCGGCGGACGGATCCGTCCTGGTGACGGGTGGTACCGGTGAGTTGGGTCGGGCGGTTGCCCGTCATCTGGTGTCCGTGCACGGTGTACGTCATCTCGTACTGACGTCCCGGCGCGGCGCGGAGGCTCCGGGGGCTGCCGAGCTGGTGGCCGAGCTGGAGTCGGCCGGCGCCGAGTCCGTGCGCATCGTGGCGGCCGACGTCTCGGACCGGGCCCAGGTCACCGGTCTGCTCGCGGATACGGACCGGCCCTGGACGGCCGTGTTCCACCTGGCCGCGGTTCTCGACGACGGCCTGCTGGTCTCGCAGGACGCGGAGCGGCTGGCGCGTGTCTGGCAGCCGAAGGCCGAAGCGGCCCTTCACCTGCACGAGCTGACCCAGGGTCTGGACCTGGCCGCGTTCGTGCTCTTCTCCTCCGCCGCCGGCGTTCTCGGCGGCGCGGGCCAGAGCAACTACGCGGCGGCGAACACCTTCCTGGACGCCCTCGCGGCTCAGCGCCGTGCCGACGGCCTTCCCGCGACGAGCCTGTCGTGGGGTCTGTGGCAGCAGGCCGGACAGGGCCTGACCGCCACCCTCGGCCAGGCCGAACTCGCCCGGCTCCGTCGCCAAGGCGTCGCCGCGCTGAGCGAGGCGCAGGCCCTGGCGGCCCTGGACGCGGCCCTGGCTTCCGGCCGGCCGCACCTGGTCCCCGTACGCCTCGAACTCACCTCGCTCCAGCGCGAGCTGGACGGGGGCGGGGCGGTTCCGGCCCTGTTCCGGGGCCTGCTGCGCGCCCGGCGCCAGCGCGCCGGGCAGTCCGCCGGCACGCCGACCGGCCTGCGCGACCAGCTGGCGGCGCAGCCCGAGGCCGAGCGGCTCACGTCGCTGATCCGGCTGGTGCAGCGCGAGGCCGCCGTGGTCCTCGGTGTCGCGGCCGCCGAGGGGATCGGTGCGCAGCAGGTCCTCAAGGAGCTCGGCATCGACTCCCTGATGGCCGTGGAGCTGCGCCGCCGCCTGTCGTCCGAGACCGGCGTCACGCTGCCCTCCACCCTCGCCTTCGACTACCCGACCCCCACCGCCATCGCCGGCCTGCTCCTCGACAAGCTGGACCTTTCCGCCGCCCAGCCCAAGGCAAAGCCGAACACGCACCGGCACGCCGCACCCGCCGCCGCGGCCGACGACCCGATCGCGGTCGTGTCCATGGCCTGCCGCCTCCCCGGCGGCATCGACACCCCCGAGGGCTTCTGGGAGCTGCTCGCCTCCGGCGGTGACGCCGTCGGCGGCCTGCCGTCCCGCTGGGACAGCCTGGGCGTCTACGACCCCGACCCGGAAGCCGTCGGCAAGAGCTACGCCCGCGAAGGCGGCTTCATCCAGGACATCGAGCGCTTCGACGCCTCGTTCTTCGGCATCTCGCGGCGCGAGGCCGTCTCGATGGACCCGCAGCAGCGGCTGGTCCTGGAAACCTCGTGGGAGGCCCTGGAGCGGGCCGGCATCCGCCCCGACTCGCTCAGCGAGAGCCGCACCGGCGTGTACCTCGGCGCCATGACCTCCGACTACGGGCACATGGGCCACGACCTGGACGCCCTCGACGGCTACACCAGCACGGGCTACGCCTCCAGCGTCGTCTCCGGCCGCGTCTCGTACGCCCTGGGCCTCCAGGGCCCGGCCGTCACGGTCGACACCGCCTGCTCCTCCTCGCTGGTGGCCCTGCACCTGGCGGCGGGCGCCCTGCGCCAGGGCGAGTGCGAACTCGCCCTGGTCGGCGGTGTCACCGTCATGAACAGTCCCGCTCTCTTCGTGGAGTTCTCCCGCCTCAAGGGCATGGCTCCCGACGGCCGCTGCAAGTCCTTCTCGGCGCAGGCCGACGGCGCCGGCTGGGCCGAGGGCGTCGGCATCCTCGTCCTCAAGCGGCTGTCGGCCGCCGAACGCGACGGGGGCGACGTCCTGGCCGTCATCCGCGGTTCGGCGGTCAACCAGGACGGCCGCAGCCAGGGGCTCACCGCCCCCAACGGTCCCTCGCAGCAGCGGGTGGTCCAGGAAGCCCTGGAAGCGGCTCGGCTGACCCCCGCCGACATCGACGCGATCGAGGCGCACGGCACGGGCACCTCGCTGGGCGACCCGATCGAGGCGGGCGCGCTGGCCGAGGTCTTCGGCCCCGACCGGGCGGCGGACCGGCCCGTCTACCTGGGCTCCTCCAAGTCGAACATCGGGCACGCGCAGGCCGCCGCGGGCGTGGTCGGCGTGATGAAGATGATCCTCGCCCTCCAGCACGAGACCCTGCCCAAGACCCTCTACGTCGACGAGCCGAGCCCGCACATCGCCTGGGACGGCAGCGGACTGGAGCTGCTGAACGAGGCGCGCCCGTGGGAGCGTGGCGCGCGGCGCACCCGCCGCGCGGGTGTCTCGTCGTTCGGCCTGAGCGGTACGAACGCCCACGTGATCGTGGAGGAGCCGCCCGCGGCGACGCCCGCGCCGGGCGTCGCGGCCGCTGCGGACGCACCGCTTCCGGTGGTCGTGTCGGGGCGTGACGAGGCCGCGCTGCGGGAGCAGGCGGGCCGCTGGGCGGACTGGCTGTCCGCGCGCAGCACTGAGGTTCCGCTGGCCGACGTGGCGGTGACGGCGGCCCGGCACCGTTCGCACTTCGAGTCGCGGGCCAGTGTGGTCGCGGCTGACACCGGGGGCCTGGTGGAGGCGCTGCGTGCGCTGGCCGAGGGTACGCCGCATGACGCGGTGGTGACCGGGAGCGCGAGCGAGCGCGGCAAGGTCGTGTTCGTCTACCCGGGCCAGGGCTCGCAGTGGATCGGTATGGGCCGGGAACTCCTGGCCCAGAACCCGGTCTTCGCGGAGACGATCGAGGCGTGTGATGCCGCGCTGCGGCCGTTCACGGGTTGGTCGGTGCGCGAGGTCCTGGCGGGGGAGGAGGGCGATCACCCGCCGTTCGACCGGGTGGACGTGGTCCAGCCGGCCCTGTTCGCCATGGGGGTGGGCCTGTCCGCCGTCTGGCGCTCGCTGGGCGTGGAACCGTCTGCGGTCGTGGGTCACTCGCAGGGCGAGGTGGTCGCCGCTGTGGTGAGCGGTGCTCTGACTCTGGAGCAGGGCTCGCAGATCGTCGCTCAGCGCTCGCAGGCGGTGCTGGCCTGCGCCGGTCAGGGCGGTATGGCCCTGATCGAGCGCCCGCTGGCCGAAGTCGAAGGATTCCTCGCCCCCTACGGCGACGCCCTGTCGGTCGCCGCGGTCAACACCACCGGTTCGACGATCATCTCCGGGGTGGCGGACGCGATCACCAAGATCGTCGCGGAGCTCTCCGAGCAGAACGTCTACGCCCGCAAGATCAACGTGGACTACGCCTCCCACAACGCCCAGATGGACCCCCTTCTCCCCGGTCTCGCCGCCGGCTTCGAGGGTCTGGTTCCGTCCCCGACGGACATCGCCCTGTACTCGACGGTGACCGGCCAGATCGCCGACGGCACCGAGCTCGACGGCACGTACTGGTGCCGCAACCTGCGCGAGCCGGTCCGCTTCGACCGCGCGCTCGACCGGCTCCTCGACGACGGCCACGGCGTGTTCGTCGAGATCTCCGCCCACCCCGTCCTGTCCATGCCGCTGACCGACGGCAGCGCGGAGCGCGGCGGCATCGTCGTCGGCTCCCTCGCCCGCCAGCACGGCGAGCCCGCCCAGCTCCTGCGCAACCTCGGCCTGCTCCACATCCAGGGCCACGACCTGGACTGGGACCGCGTCCTCGGAACCGGCACAGCCGGAGCCCTCGTACCGCTCCCCACCTACGCCTTCCAGCGCGAGCACTACTGGCTCGAGGCGGCCAAGCCCACCGGCAACGTCCGCTCCGTCGGCCTCGATGTGCCCGAGCACCCGTGGCTCGGCGCGGTCACCGCGCTGGCCGACGGCGAAGGGCACGTCTTCACCGGCCGGATCTCCCTCGCCGAGCACCCCTGGCTGGCGCAGCACGCGGCCTTCGGAACCGTCCTCGTCCCCGGCACCGGCCTGCTCGAACTGGCCCTCACCGCCGCCCACCACGTCGGCGCGGAGTCGGTCGGGGAACTCACCCTGCTGGAGCCGCTGACCCTGACGGAGGACTCGGTCCTCCGGCTCCAGGTGGTGGTCGGCCCGTCCGACGCCGCCGGCCGCCGCCCGGTCACCGTCTACAGCCGCCCGGACGAGGCCACCGACTCCGGCTGGCGCCGTCACGCGACCGGTGAGCTCGCGGAGTCCGCCGAGACCGCCCCCGTCCCCGCCTCCGCCGACAACGAGGCGTTCGCCGAGCTGGCCCAGTGGCCGGTCGCGGGCGCCGAGTCCGTCGACCTCGCCGGCTTCTACGAGGGTTTCCGCGAGCGCGGCCTCGACTACGGCCCGGCGTTCCGGGGCCTGACGGAACTGTGGCGCAAGGGCGATACGGCGTACGGACTCATCCGCCTGCCCGAAGGCCTGGCCGCCGACGACTTCGGCGTTCACCCCGCCCTCCTGGACGCCGCGCTGCACACCCTCATGGGCGTCCGCGGCCAGGACCCGAACGACCCGCAGGTGCTGCTCCCGTTCGAGTGGACGGGCGTCGAGCTCCTCGCCGCCGGTGCAACCGAGCTCCGCGTGCGCATTGACCTGGACGACACCCGCACCAACACCCGCATCTGGGTCGCCGACCCGTCCGGGCAGCCCGTCGTCCGCGCCCGCGGCCTCGCGATCCGCGAAGCGAGCGCCGAGCAGATCCGCGCCGGCGAGCGGGCCGAGCACCTCTACCGCGTCGACTTCGCCGCCCGCGGTGCGCTCGCGCACGAGGAGGCCCCGGAGGGAGGCACCTGGATTCTCGGCGAATCCGCCGGGATGTTCGCACCATTGGAGGCCGACTATGTGGCTGATGTGGATGTACTCCTTGCCCAGATCACTGAGCGGGGCGAGCCGCCCGTCCGACTGGTCGTGGATGCGACGCGCGGGATAGGGGCCGGAGCGCAGCAGCAGACCGCGTCCGCCCTCGGAACGCTCCGGCGTCTGCTCGCAGAACCCCGGCTGGCCGGGGCCGAGCTCGTCTGGGTGACCCGCTCGGCCGTGGACACGGGCGACGGTGTGGCCGACCTGGCCCACGCCCCGCTGTGGGGCCTGGTCCGGGCGGCCCGCGCCGAACACGCCGACCGCGTGATCCGCCTCATCGACCTCGGCCCCGACGCCGGAGCCGACGACGCCCTGCTGCCCCAGGCCCTGTCGGTCACTGGTGAGCCGGAGCTGGCGGTGCGGGGTGGTGAGGTCCGGGTGGCGCGTCTGGTGCGTGCGGAGACCGGCGGGGAGCTGCCGGAGTTCGCGGCGGACGGATCCGTCCTGGTGACGGGTGGTACCGGTGAGCTGGGTCGGGCGGTTGCCCGTCATCTGGTGTCCGTGCACGGCGTACGTCATCTCGTACTGACGTCCCGGCGCGGCCCGGAGGCTCCGGGGGCTGCCGAGCTGGTGGCCGAGCTGGAGTCGGCGGGCGCGGAGACCGTACGGATCGTGGCGGCCGACGTCTCGGACCGGGCCCAGGTCACCGGCCTGCTCGCGGATACGGACCGGCCCTGGACGGCCGTGTTCCACCTGGCCGCGGTTCTCGACGACGGTCTGCTGGTCTCGCAGGACGCGGAGCGGCTGGCGCGTGTCTGGCAGCCGAAGGCCGAAGCGGCCCTTCACCTGCACGAGCTGACCCAGGGTCTGGACCTGGCGGCGTTCGTGCTCTTCTCCTCCTCCGCCGGTGTCCTGGGCGGTGCGGGCCAGAGCAACTACGCGGCGGCGAACACCTTCCTGGACGCCCTGGCCGCCCAGCGGCGCGCCGGCGGTCTCCCGGCGACGAGCCTGTCCTGGGGTCTGTGGCAGCAGGCTGGACAGGGCCTGACCGCCACCCTCGGCCAGGCCGAACTCGCCCGCATGCGCCGACGCGGCATCGCCGCGCTGAGCGAGGCGCAGGCCCTGGCGGCCCTGGACGCGGCCCTGGCTTCAGGCCGGCCACACCTGGTCCCCGTACGCCTCGAACTCACGCCCCTGCAACGCGAGCTGGACAACGGCGGCGACGCCCCCGCCCTGCTGCGCGCCCTCCTGCCCGCCCCGCGCAAGCGCGCCGGCGGCGAGGCGGCGACCGGCGGGAACGGGCTGCGGGAGCAGCTGACTGCCCTGCCGGAAGGCGAGCGCCTGCCGCGGCTCGTCCAGCTGGTGCAGCGTGAGGCCGCCGTGGTCCTCGGAGCTTCCGACGGCGCGGGCGTCGGCGCCCAGCAGGTCCTCAAAGAGCTCGGCATGGACTCCCTGATGGCCGTCGAACTGCGCCGCCGCCTCTCCGCCGAGACCGGCATCCCGCTGCCGTCCACGCTCGCCTTCGACTACCCGACGCCCACCGCCGTCGCCGGCCTGCTCCTCGACAAGCTGGCCCTGGGAACCGGGGGAGCGGCGCGGGCCGGACAGCGGGTGACGAAGAACCAGATCGACAACCTCGTGGAACTCCTGCGTTCCGCGACACCGAAACAAATCGAGGAGCCGGGCCTGGCCGCCGGCCTGCTGGCCCTGCGGGACGGCCTGGCCAAGGCCTCCGCCGCGGCCGGCACGCCCGACGCGGCAGCCGCCGCCGAGACCGATGCCGAACTCGGCGGCGACAGCACCGATGACCTCCTTCAGTTCCTGGATCGCAAGCTTGGAGTGAGCGAATGA